In Saccharothrix syringae, the following are encoded in one genomic region:
- a CDS encoding malonic semialdehyde reductase, with protein sequence MTSALDTRAFEDLIFREARTANAFTDEPVAPEQLRAVYDLVKWGPTAMNSQPLRVLFLRSDEAKERLVPHLAEGNRAKTRSAPVVAVLAADTDFPEHMAVTFPHFANAREAFADDARRAEVARTNALLQVGYFIVGVRAVGLAAGPMTGFDAEGVRREFFAGSGVVPLVVVNIGHPDEAGYRPRNPRLDFEQAARVL encoded by the coding sequence ATGACCTCGGCACTCGACACGCGGGCATTCGAGGACCTGATCTTCCGCGAGGCGCGCACCGCCAACGCGTTCACCGACGAGCCGGTGGCCCCCGAGCAGCTGCGCGCGGTCTACGACCTGGTCAAGTGGGGTCCCACGGCCATGAACAGCCAGCCGCTGCGGGTGCTGTTCCTGCGCTCGGACGAGGCCAAGGAGCGGCTGGTGCCGCACCTGGCCGAGGGCAACCGCGCCAAGACCCGCTCGGCCCCGGTGGTCGCGGTGCTGGCCGCGGACACCGACTTCCCCGAGCACATGGCGGTGACGTTCCCGCACTTCGCGAACGCCCGCGAGGCGTTCGCCGACGACGCCCGCCGCGCCGAGGTGGCCCGGACCAACGCGCTGCTCCAGGTCGGCTACTTCATCGTGGGCGTGCGCGCGGTCGGGCTGGCCGCGGGCCCGATGACCGGCTTCGACGCCGAGGGCGTGCGCCGGGAGTTCTTCGCCGGCAGCGGGGTGGTCCCGCTGGTGGTGGTCAACATCGGGCACCCGGACGAGGCCGGCTACCGGCCGCGCAACCCGCGCCTGGACTTCGAGCAGGCCGCGCGGGTCCTCTGA
- a CDS encoding CaiB/BaiF CoA transferase family protein, protein MPGPLEGLKVVELAGLAPAPFGCMVLADLGASVTRVDRVSGPAGPADVLGRGRRSVGVDVRRPEGAELVLRLVAGADVLVEGFRPGVTERLGIGPAQCLARNPRLVYGRMTGWGQTGPLADRAGHDINYIAVAGALEPIGRAGAPPTVPLNVVGDFGGGGLLLALGLLAALYERERSGRGQVVDAAMVDGAALLTTFLHGMSAAGAWPGGRGENLLDGGAPFYDVYEAADGKYVSVGALEEKFYAELLAVLGLAEGDVPSRHDPANWPELRARIAAAVATRTRDEWAGLAEGTDACLAPVLAPGEAPRHGHNAARGAFVEVGGVAQPAPAPRFDRTPADVPAPPPGVGEHTVEVLEELGLGGDEIAELRRAGVVG, encoded by the coding sequence GTGCCCGGGCCGCTGGAGGGGTTGAAGGTCGTCGAGCTGGCCGGGCTGGCGCCCGCGCCGTTCGGCTGCATGGTGCTCGCCGACCTGGGCGCGTCCGTGACCAGGGTCGACCGGGTGTCGGGCCCGGCCGGGCCCGCGGACGTGCTGGGGCGCGGGCGGCGGTCGGTCGGCGTGGACGTCCGCCGCCCGGAGGGCGCCGAGCTGGTGCTGCGGCTGGTGGCCGGGGCGGACGTGCTGGTCGAGGGCTTCCGGCCCGGGGTGACCGAGCGGCTGGGGATCGGGCCGGCGCAGTGCCTGGCCCGCAACCCGCGGCTGGTCTACGGGCGGATGACCGGGTGGGGGCAGACCGGGCCGCTGGCCGACCGCGCCGGGCACGACATCAACTACATCGCGGTGGCCGGGGCGCTGGAGCCGATCGGCCGGGCGGGCGCGCCGCCGACCGTGCCGCTCAACGTCGTGGGCGACTTCGGCGGTGGCGGGCTGCTGCTGGCGCTGGGGCTGCTGGCCGCGCTGTACGAGCGGGAGCGGTCGGGGCGCGGGCAGGTCGTGGACGCGGCGATGGTCGACGGTGCGGCGCTGCTGACCACGTTCCTGCACGGGATGTCGGCGGCGGGGGCGTGGCCCGGTGGGCGGGGCGAGAACCTGCTGGACGGCGGTGCGCCGTTCTACGACGTGTACGAGGCGGCGGACGGGAAGTACGTCAGCGTCGGGGCGTTGGAGGAGAAGTTCTACGCCGAGCTGCTGGCGGTGCTGGGGTTGGCCGAGGGTGACGTGCCGAGCAGGCACGACCCGGCGAACTGGCCGGAGCTGCGGGCCCGGATCGCGGCGGCGGTGGCCACCCGGACGCGGGACGAGTGGGCGGGGCTGGCGGAGGGGACGGACGCGTGCCTGGCGCCCGTGCTGGCGCCCGGTGAGGCGCCGCGGCACGGGCACAACGCGGCCCGGGGGGCGTTCGTGGAGGTGGGCGGGGTGGCGCAGCCGGCGCCCGCGCCGCGGTTCGACCGGACGCCCGCCGACGTGCCCGCGCCGCCGCCCGGGGTGGGGGAGCACACGGTGGAGGTGCTGGAGGAGCTGGGGCTGGGTGGCGACGAGATCGCCGAGCTGCGGCGGGCCGGGGTGGTCGGCTGA
- the glyA gene encoding serine hydroxymethyltransferase, whose translation MSEHFTTSLAEFDPEVANAVAAELHRQQSTLEMIASENFTPVSVLQAQGSVLTNKYAEGYPGRRYYGGCENVDVIERLAIERVKALFGAGFANVQPHSGAQANACAMFALLQPGDTILGLDLAHGGHLTHGMRINFSGKLYNVVPYHVSEADGRVDMAEVERLATEHRPKLIVAGWSAYPRQLDFAEFRRIADEVGAYLMVDMAHFAGLVAAGLHPSPVPHAHVVTTTTHKTLGGPRGGVILTNEADLAKKINSAVFPGQQGGPLEHVIAGKAVAFKHAASPEFADRQRRTVEGAKILAERLSRPDAAEAGVKVLTGGTDVHLVLVDLVASELDGKQAEDRLHEVGITVNRNAVPNDPRPPMVTSGLRIGTPALATRGFGAADFAEVADIIALALQPSSDLAELRARVDVLAAKHPLYPNL comes from the coding sequence ATGTCCGAGCACTTCACCACCTCCCTCGCGGAGTTCGACCCGGAGGTCGCGAACGCCGTCGCCGCCGAGCTGCACCGGCAGCAGAGCACGCTGGAGATGATCGCCTCCGAGAACTTCACGCCGGTGTCGGTGCTCCAGGCGCAGGGCTCGGTGCTGACCAACAAGTACGCCGAGGGCTACCCGGGGCGGCGCTACTACGGCGGCTGCGAGAACGTCGACGTGATCGAGCGGCTGGCCATCGAGCGGGTCAAGGCGCTGTTCGGCGCGGGCTTCGCCAACGTGCAGCCGCACTCGGGCGCGCAGGCCAACGCGTGCGCGATGTTCGCGCTGCTCCAGCCCGGCGACACGATCCTGGGCCTGGACCTGGCGCACGGCGGCCACCTGACGCACGGCATGCGGATCAACTTCTCCGGCAAGCTCTACAACGTGGTGCCCTACCACGTCTCCGAGGCCGACGGCCGGGTCGACATGGCCGAGGTCGAGCGGCTGGCGACCGAGCACCGGCCGAAGCTGATCGTGGCGGGCTGGTCGGCCTACCCGCGGCAGCTCGACTTCGCCGAGTTCCGCCGCATCGCCGACGAGGTGGGCGCCTACCTGATGGTGGACATGGCGCACTTCGCCGGCCTGGTCGCCGCGGGCCTGCACCCCAGCCCGGTCCCGCACGCGCACGTGGTGACCACCACCACGCACAAGACGCTGGGCGGCCCGCGCGGCGGCGTGATCCTGACCAACGAGGCCGACCTGGCCAAGAAGATCAACTCGGCGGTGTTCCCGGGCCAGCAGGGCGGTCCGCTGGAGCACGTGATCGCGGGCAAGGCGGTGGCGTTCAAGCACGCCGCGTCGCCGGAGTTCGCCGACCGCCAGCGCCGCACCGTCGAGGGCGCGAAGATCCTCGCCGAGCGCCTGTCCCGGCCCGACGCGGCCGAGGCCGGCGTGAAGGTCCTCACCGGCGGCACGGACGTGCACCTGGTGCTGGTCGACCTGGTGGCGTCCGAACTGGACGGCAAGCAGGCCGAGGACCGCCTGCACGAGGTGGGCATCACGGTCAACCGCAACGCGGTGCCCAACGACCCCCGCCCGCCGATGGTCACCTCGGGCCTGCGCATCGGCACGCCCGCCCTGGCCACGCGCGGGTTCGGCGCGGCGGACTTCGCCGAGGTGGCCGACATCATCGCGCTCGCCCTCCAGCCCTCGTCGGACCTGGCGGAGCTGCGGGCGCGCGTCGACGTGCTGGCGGCCAAGCACCCGCTGTACCCGAACCTGTGA
- a CDS encoding DUF3817 domain-containing protein, whose amino-acid sequence MSGAVTRFRFMAYVVGVGLLLLVVAMLVKYVGDSAGMMRVVGPVHGFLYAVYLVLTVDLALKARWSIKGTALVLLAGTIPFVSFIAERRVVASLHAGKAL is encoded by the coding sequence ATGAGCGGCGCGGTGACCAGGTTCCGGTTCATGGCTTACGTGGTCGGCGTCGGCCTGCTGCTGCTCGTGGTCGCCATGCTCGTCAAGTACGTGGGCGACAGCGCCGGCATGATGCGGGTCGTCGGCCCCGTGCACGGCTTCCTCTACGCGGTCTACCTGGTGCTGACCGTCGACCTGGCGCTCAAGGCCCGCTGGTCGATCAAGGGCACGGCCCTGGTGCTGCTCGCGGGCACGATCCCGTTCGTGTCGTTCATCGCCGAGCGCAGGGTGGTCGCGAGCCTCCACGCGGGCAAGGCCCTGTGA
- the gcvT gene encoding glycine cleavage system aminomethyltransferase GcvT, with amino-acid sequence MESRRTPLHAEHEALGAMFTDFAGWRMPLRYDSELAEHRAVRASAGLFDLTHMGEIVLTGPAAGAALDHALVGHASAIGVGRARYTMICEADGGVVDDLIVYRTGEQEYLVVANASNAAVVHGALVERAEGFDATVEDRSADYALLAVQGPKATAILEGLTPTDLSTVKYYASYPTEVAGRPALLARTGYTGEDGFELFVAPGDAVEVWRALLAAGAPHDLRPAGLGCRDTLRLEAGMPLYGNELGRDRTPFHANLGRVVKLDKPGDFVGRDALAAVAQRGVDATLVGLKTTSRRAPRHGYPVLDAAGTPVGEVTSGALSPTLGYSVAMAYVAPDHAAPGTQLSVDVRGRHEPVEVVALPFYKRSS; translated from the coding sequence ATGGAAAGCCGCCGCACGCCCCTGCACGCCGAGCACGAGGCGCTGGGTGCCATGTTCACCGACTTCGCGGGCTGGCGGATGCCGCTGCGCTACGACAGCGAGCTGGCCGAGCACCGGGCGGTGCGCGCGTCGGCGGGCCTGTTCGACCTGACGCACATGGGCGAGATCGTGCTCACCGGTCCCGCCGCGGGCGCCGCGCTGGACCACGCCCTGGTCGGGCACGCCTCCGCGATCGGCGTCGGCCGCGCCCGCTACACGATGATCTGCGAGGCCGACGGCGGCGTGGTCGACGACCTGATCGTCTACCGCACCGGCGAGCAGGAGTACCTGGTGGTGGCCAACGCCTCCAACGCGGCCGTGGTGCACGGGGCGCTGGTCGAGCGGGCCGAGGGCTTCGACGCGACCGTGGAGGACCGGTCCGCGGACTACGCGCTGCTGGCCGTGCAGGGCCCGAAGGCGACCGCGATCCTCGAAGGGCTCACCCCCACCGACCTGTCGACGGTCAAGTACTACGCCTCCTACCCGACCGAGGTGGCGGGCAGGCCCGCGCTGCTGGCCCGCACCGGCTACACCGGCGAGGACGGCTTCGAGCTGTTCGTCGCGCCCGGCGACGCCGTCGAGGTGTGGCGGGCGCTGCTGGCCGCGGGCGCGCCGCACGACCTGCGGCCCGCGGGCCTGGGCTGCCGCGACACGCTGCGCCTGGAGGCGGGCATGCCGCTGTACGGCAACGAGCTGGGCCGCGACCGCACGCCGTTCCACGCGAACCTCGGCCGGGTGGTCAAGCTCGACAAGCCGGGGGACTTCGTCGGCCGCGACGCGCTGGCCGCCGTCGCGCAGCGGGGCGTGGACGCGACCCTGGTCGGCCTGAAGACCACCTCGCGCCGGGCGCCGCGGCACGGCTACCCGGTGCTGGACGCGGCGGGCACCCCGGTCGGCGAGGTCACCAGCGGCGCGCTGTCGCCGACCCTGGGCTACTCCGTGGCGATGGCCTACGTGGCACCCGACCACGCCGCGCCGGGCACGCAGCTGTCCGTCGACGTCCGGGGCAGGCACGAGCCGGTCGAGGTCGTCGCACTGCCGTTCTACAAGCGATCCAGCTGA
- a CDS encoding 3-hydroxyacyl-CoA dehydrogenase NAD-binding domain-containing protein: MAIHFERDDEGIVTLTMDMSGSANVMNAEYHRAMGEAVARLEAERDEITGVVLTSAKKTFFAGGDLNLLVRITPDNAGEALEFVEEVKAQLRRLEQLGRPVVAAINGSALGGGFEIALACHHRVVLDDDRIKLGLPEATLGLLPGGGGVTRMVRLLGVQPALPLLMEGRQLRPARALQAGMVHELAATREELVEKARAWIKANPEPVQPWDRPGYAVPDLKPGDPNVYGLLAAAPAVLRKKTHGAYPAPEKIMAAAVEGALLDFDTALQVEARYFVELVTGQVAKNMITTFWFQLNEIAAGGSRPDGVAPSKVTKVGVLGAGMMGAGIAQVSAKAGIEVVLKDVTREAAARGAADTPGITPTDSDADLAGCDLVIEAVFENRELKNQVLPAAEAAALPDAVIASNTSTLPITGLASAVPDPTRFIGLHFFSPVPKMRLVEIIRGERTSDETLARAFDYVLQIGKTPIVVNDSRGFYTSRTFGTYVTEAVSMVAEGVSPALIENVARRAGMAVGPLAVSDEVTLTLQLKIRDQTLADDPAAAGALGDHPAFAVLEELVAEGRTGKSGGAGFYEYPEGGKKFLWPGLKRYARADAGVTEQDVADRLLFIQSLETVRCLDEGVLTSVGDANVGSVFGFGFAPWSGGTLQFINSYGLTGFVERADYLADTYGERFRPPASLRDRAATNTPY, from the coding sequence ATGGCAATCCACTTCGAGCGGGACGACGAGGGGATCGTCACCCTCACCATGGACATGTCGGGCTCGGCGAACGTGATGAACGCCGAGTACCACCGGGCGATGGGCGAGGCGGTCGCGCGGCTGGAGGCCGAGCGCGACGAGATCACCGGCGTGGTGCTGACCTCGGCGAAGAAGACCTTCTTCGCCGGCGGCGACCTCAACCTGCTGGTCCGGATCACCCCGGACAACGCCGGCGAGGCGCTGGAGTTCGTCGAGGAGGTCAAGGCCCAGCTCCGGCGCCTGGAGCAGCTCGGCAGGCCGGTCGTGGCGGCGATCAACGGCTCCGCCCTGGGCGGCGGGTTCGAGATCGCGCTGGCGTGCCACCACCGGGTGGTCCTGGACGACGACCGGATCAAGCTCGGCCTGCCCGAGGCGACGCTGGGCCTGCTGCCCGGCGGTGGCGGCGTGACGCGCATGGTGCGGCTGCTGGGCGTGCAGCCCGCCCTGCCGCTGCTGATGGAGGGCAGGCAGCTGCGGCCGGCGCGGGCGCTGCAGGCCGGGATGGTGCACGAGCTGGCGGCCACGCGCGAGGAGCTGGTCGAGAAGGCGCGGGCGTGGATCAAGGCCAACCCGGAGCCCGTGCAGCCGTGGGACCGGCCCGGCTACGCGGTGCCGGACCTCAAGCCCGGTGACCCGAACGTGTACGGGCTGCTGGCCGCGGCGCCGGCCGTGCTGCGCAAGAAGACCCACGGCGCGTACCCGGCGCCGGAGAAGATCATGGCCGCGGCCGTCGAGGGCGCGCTGCTGGACTTCGACACGGCGTTGCAGGTCGAGGCGCGGTACTTCGTCGAGCTGGTCACCGGCCAGGTCGCCAAGAACATGATCACCACGTTCTGGTTCCAGCTGAACGAGATCGCCGCCGGCGGCTCGCGCCCGGACGGCGTCGCGCCGTCGAAGGTGACCAAGGTCGGCGTGCTCGGCGCGGGCATGATGGGCGCCGGCATCGCGCAGGTCAGCGCCAAGGCGGGCATCGAGGTGGTGCTCAAGGACGTGACCCGGGAGGCCGCCGCGCGCGGTGCGGCCGACACCCCCGGCATCACGCCGACCGACTCCGACGCCGACCTGGCGGGCTGCGACCTCGTGATCGAGGCCGTGTTCGAGAACCGCGAGCTGAAGAACCAGGTGCTGCCCGCGGCCGAGGCGGCGGCGCTGCCCGACGCGGTGATCGCGTCCAACACGTCCACGCTGCCGATCACCGGCCTGGCGTCGGCGGTGCCGGACCCGACGCGGTTCATCGGCCTGCACTTCTTCTCGCCGGTGCCGAAGATGCGGCTGGTGGAGATCATCCGCGGCGAGCGGACGTCGGACGAGACGCTGGCCCGCGCGTTCGACTACGTGCTCCAGATCGGCAAGACCCCGATCGTGGTCAACGACAGCCGCGGCTTCTACACGTCGCGGACGTTCGGCACGTACGTGACCGAGGCCGTGTCGATGGTCGCCGAGGGCGTGTCGCCCGCGCTGATCGAGAACGTGGCGCGGCGCGCGGGCATGGCCGTGGGGCCGCTGGCGGTGTCCGACGAGGTGACGCTGACGCTCCAGCTCAAGATCCGCGACCAGACGCTGGCCGACGACCCGGCGGCGGCCGGCGCGCTGGGCGACCACCCGGCGTTCGCGGTGCTGGAGGAGCTGGTGGCCGAGGGGCGCACCGGCAAGTCCGGCGGCGCCGGGTTCTACGAGTACCCGGAGGGCGGGAAGAAGTTCCTGTGGCCGGGGCTCAAGCGCTACGCGCGGGCCGACGCCGGGGTGACCGAGCAGGACGTGGCCGACCGGCTGCTGTTCATCCAGTCGCTGGAGACGGTGCGGTGCCTGGACGAGGGCGTGCTCACGTCGGTCGGTGACGCGAACGTGGGCAGCGTCTTCGGGTTCGGCTTCGCGCCGTGGAGCGGCGGCACACTCCAGTTCATCAACTCCTACGGCCTGACCGGGTTCGTCGAGCGCGCCGACTACCTCGCCGACACCTACGGCGAGCGCTTCCGCCCACCCGCCTCCCTCCGCGACCGCGCCGCCACCAACACCCCCTACTGA
- a CDS encoding COG4315 family predicted lipoprotein, giving the protein MIRRNRVAIAVGAGMAVVLALVMWTSNTTVLRGTTVAQTGQVDAAAQDGYEVPLAPATSEEAATPEAAAAPEAQAAPAGPQVTLVGKTVPKMGEVVQDGDGRTLYRFDKDAPDPAKSNCEGQCAVTWPPLLSNGGKPLLQGVDPDLVSTVKRADGSEQVTLAGWPLYTYAKDEAPGQWKGQGVGGTWFVVQPNGKRNVECLPPGVAAPAQ; this is encoded by the coding sequence GTGATCCGACGAAACCGCGTCGCCATCGCCGTCGGGGCCGGCATGGCAGTCGTGCTGGCGCTGGTCATGTGGACGTCCAACACCACGGTGCTGCGGGGCACGACGGTGGCCCAGACCGGGCAGGTGGACGCCGCCGCCCAGGACGGGTACGAGGTGCCGCTGGCGCCCGCGACCAGCGAGGAGGCCGCGACACCCGAGGCCGCGGCGGCGCCCGAGGCCCAGGCCGCGCCGGCGGGTCCGCAGGTCACCCTGGTCGGCAAGACCGTGCCCAAGATGGGCGAGGTCGTGCAGGACGGCGACGGCCGCACGCTGTACCGGTTCGACAAGGACGCGCCGGACCCGGCGAAGTCCAACTGCGAGGGCCAGTGCGCGGTCACCTGGCCGCCCCTGCTGAGCAACGGGGGCAAGCCCCTGCTGCAGGGCGTCGACCCGGACCTGGTGTCGACGGTCAAGCGCGCCGACGGCTCCGAGCAGGTGACCCTGGCCGGCTGGCCGCTCTACACCTACGCCAAGGACGAGGCGCCGGGCCAGTGGAAGGGCCAGGGCGTCGGCGGCACGTGGTTCGTGGTGCAGCCGAACGGCAAGCGCAACGTCGAGTGCCTGCCGCCGGGCGTGGCCGCGCCGGCCCAGTAG
- a CDS encoding acyl-CoA dehydrogenase family protein: MPTRRSPWMTEDLDQLRDLARTFFAKEAVPHQERWAAQKQVDRDFWNKAGGLGLLCLSIPEEYGGGGGTFAHEAVLLEEQARAGDSSWGNSVHSGIVAHYILAYGTEEQKRRWLPKLASGEYVGAIAMSEPGGGSDLQNIRTSARRDGDGYVLSGSKTFITNGAQADLVVVVAKTDPSQGATGISLLVVETADAPGFRRGRVLDKIGLKGQDTAELFFDDVRVPAANLLGTGEGQGFIQLMQQLPQERLIIAVASIAGIEAAVDLTLAYVKERTAFGRELIKFQNTRFTLAECATEARVTRAFVDECVSEHLAGRLDVPTAAMAKWWATERLCRVVDECVQLFGGYGYMTEYPIARAWADARVQKIYGGTNEIMKEIIARSL; this comes from the coding sequence ATGCCGACTCGCCGATCACCGTGGATGACCGAGGACCTGGACCAGCTGCGCGACCTGGCCCGGACGTTCTTCGCCAAGGAGGCCGTACCCCACCAGGAGCGCTGGGCCGCCCAGAAGCAGGTCGACCGCGACTTCTGGAACAAGGCGGGCGGGCTGGGCCTGCTGTGCCTGTCGATCCCCGAGGAGTACGGCGGCGGGGGCGGCACCTTCGCGCACGAGGCCGTGCTGCTGGAGGAGCAGGCGCGCGCCGGCGACAGCTCGTGGGGCAACAGCGTGCACAGCGGGATCGTCGCCCACTACATCCTCGCGTACGGCACCGAGGAGCAGAAGCGGCGCTGGCTGCCGAAGCTGGCCTCCGGCGAGTACGTCGGCGCGATCGCCATGTCCGAGCCGGGCGGCGGGTCCGACCTGCAGAACATCAGGACGAGTGCCCGGCGCGACGGCGACGGGTACGTGCTGTCCGGCTCCAAGACGTTCATCACCAACGGCGCGCAGGCCGACCTGGTGGTCGTGGTCGCCAAGACCGACCCCTCGCAGGGCGCGACGGGCATCTCGCTGCTGGTCGTGGAGACCGCGGACGCGCCCGGCTTCCGCCGCGGCCGGGTGCTGGACAAGATCGGGCTCAAGGGGCAGGACACCGCCGAGCTGTTCTTCGACGACGTCCGGGTGCCCGCGGCGAACCTGCTGGGCACCGGCGAGGGCCAGGGGTTCATCCAGCTCATGCAGCAGCTGCCGCAGGAGCGGCTGATCATCGCGGTGGCCTCGATCGCGGGCATCGAGGCGGCGGTGGACCTGACGCTGGCCTACGTCAAGGAGCGCACGGCGTTCGGGCGGGAGCTGATCAAGTTCCAGAACACCCGGTTCACGCTGGCCGAGTGCGCCACCGAGGCCCGCGTGACCAGGGCTTTCGTCGACGAGTGCGTGTCGGAGCACCTGGCGGGCCGGCTGGACGTGCCCACGGCGGCGATGGCCAAGTGGTGGGCCACCGAGCGGCTGTGCCGGGTGGTGGACGAGTGCGTCCAGCTCTTCGGCGGCTACGGCTACATGACCGAGTACCCCATCGCGCGGGCGTGGGCGGACGCGCGCGTGCAGAAGATCTACGGCGGGACGAACGAGATCATGAAGGAAATCATCGCGAGGTCGCTCTAG
- a CDS encoding acetyl-CoA C-acetyltransferase yields the protein MSEALIFDAVRTPRGRGKRGSLHSAKPITLASGVLGALARRNDLDTSAVDDVVFGVVSPVGEQGADIARTAVLAAGWDLRPAGVQLNRFCASGLESVNLAAAKVASGFEDLVVAGGVESMSRVPMGSDGGAWMADPETNMATNFVPQGVSADLIATLEGFTREDVDAYALRSHQRATLARDKGYFERSLVPVVDQNGVVLLDHDEAIRPETTMEGLARLKPSFAFHGELGFDAVAIDRYPTVERIEHVHTPGNSSQIVDGAAAMLIGNARAGRELGLTARARVVATAVVGTEPTIMLTGPAPAARKALDRAGLTVEDIDLFEVNEAFSSVVLKFRRELDLPDEKVNVNGGAIALGHPLGATGCMILGTLLDELERRDLRRGLATLCVGGGMGIATIIERV from the coding sequence ATGAGCGAAGCCTTGATCTTCGACGCGGTGCGCACACCGCGTGGCAGGGGAAAGCGCGGATCGCTGCACAGCGCCAAGCCGATCACCCTGGCCTCCGGGGTGCTCGGGGCGCTGGCGCGGCGCAACGACCTGGACACCTCGGCCGTGGACGACGTGGTGTTCGGCGTGGTGTCACCGGTCGGTGAGCAGGGCGCGGACATCGCGCGCACGGCGGTGCTCGCGGCGGGCTGGGACCTGCGGCCGGCGGGCGTGCAGCTCAACCGGTTCTGCGCCTCGGGCCTGGAGTCGGTGAACCTGGCCGCGGCGAAGGTGGCGTCCGGGTTCGAGGACCTGGTGGTGGCGGGCGGCGTCGAGTCGATGTCGCGGGTGCCGATGGGGTCCGACGGCGGCGCGTGGATGGCCGACCCGGAGACGAACATGGCCACCAACTTCGTGCCACAGGGCGTGAGCGCCGACCTGATCGCCACGCTGGAGGGGTTCACCCGCGAGGACGTCGACGCCTACGCGCTGCGCTCGCACCAGCGGGCGACCCTGGCCCGTGACAAGGGCTACTTCGAGCGGTCCCTGGTCCCGGTGGTCGACCAGAACGGCGTGGTGCTGCTCGACCACGACGAGGCGATCCGCCCGGAGACCACGATGGAGGGCCTGGCCAGGCTCAAGCCGTCCTTCGCGTTCCACGGCGAGCTGGGCTTCGACGCGGTGGCCATCGACCGCTACCCCACCGTCGAGCGCATCGAGCACGTCCACACCCCGGGCAACTCGTCGCAGATCGTGGACGGCGCGGCGGCGATGCTGATCGGCAACGCCCGCGCGGGCCGGGAGCTGGGCCTCACCGCCCGCGCCCGGGTCGTGGCCACCGCCGTGGTCGGCACCGAGCCCACGATCATGCTCACCGGGCCCGCGCCGGCCGCCCGCAAGGCGCTGGACAGGGCGGGGCTGACCGTCGAGGACATCGACCTGTTCGAGGTCAACGAGGCGTTCTCGTCGGTGGTGCTGAAGTTCCGGCGCGAGCTGGACCTGCCCGACGAGAAGGTCAACGTCAACGGCGGCGCGATCGCCCTGGGCCACCCGCTGGGCGCGACCGGCTGCATGATCCTCGGCACCCTGCTCGACGAGCTGGAGCGCCGGGACCTGCGCCGGGGCCTGGCCACGCTGTGCGTGGGCGGCGGCATGGGCATCGCGACGATCATCGAGAGGGTCTGA